Below is a genomic region from Thunnus albacares chromosome 4, fThuAlb1.1, whole genome shotgun sequence.
GAACTGCGGGGGGAGGGGGGCTCACATCTTCGGCCTCTGTGTCACCAGCTGCTGTGGTTCTGCACTCTGGTTTTGGCGGCAGCACAGTGGCCGTTGGTGCCGTTTTCTCCTTTGGTAGTATGAGAAGAAGTCTTGAGGCCGTCTTTGGGCGTGTCGGGCTCTTCTTCTGAGCTGGTCTCAATGTCACTGCGGACGTCGTTGCACACCTAGCAGGCAGATGGGGAGGGAAAAATCAATAAGCTCTTGCAAGAtaagatactttttttttataaacactgATGAAAAGTAAGTACAAACCACAgaggaaagacaaaataatgtaaacaccAAATGAAGAATGTCTTAACTGAAGTAACTAAATCATTCTAATAAATCTACAATTAAACCATGGTGGCCATTTTAGGTGAAATTTTGTTCCTCCTTGACacatcaaatctttttttttttttttttttggataaatgCTCTAAATGTTTGGCACAGAGATCCACTACGtgtctgctttttaaaaaaaaaacaaccaaaaaaacccGTCAGAGTGCTACAAAGATGGATTTTAGTAGATTAATTTCCCATTAGCTGCATTTTTTCAGCAGTGTTGAGAATTTTTATTAAGTCAACAAAGATTCAAAGTTATTTTCCATGAGGtgtttatgttacttttatgtCTGTGTGGTTCACATTTGATAAATACTGTATCTGGAGCCAGGTCAATATTTTCACAACTGCGTTAGGGAATTTCACATGACGATGGGTCAAAATAGAAGGCAGTGATAAATTTAATCTTAAATATACAGACATCATGTAACATGACATCATAAAAGTTCACAGAGCATGCTCGTGTTTATAACTCAGCTGGTCTGTGATCACTTTACATCAAAGTGACGATTGAGGAAAAAGGTTTATTGGTGTCCAGAGTCCATCTTACTAGAAGTTAATGCGACACTTTGGTTCATCTTTCTTGTGTGTAGAAAGTGTTCAAACCTGTCGCCGGaacttcatttttaaactatgaCATCTGGATTAGTGGAGACTAGATGCTCTTTTCTGTTGTAACCCTACTTTTAAGTTTTAAACTAATTACATGTGCATTTTCCCACAAAACCATTAGCTAGCGCAGCTTTAAGCTGAAACACGTAGTGAAACTCACCTCACTTGGAAATAAGTCATAAGTCAAGTGTCatgaagagatttttttttaaagaaagaaagaagaaaagcttaaaaaaatgtCTCGCTATTCATGCAAATCACCTGTGTGCATCATTACCACAGGGTGGTGGTGTGGGACGATTTCATGCTCGACTAATGAGAAACAGTTGGACATACCTGACACTATTAGCACATTACTCATCATGAGTGGAGTTGAATCTGAGTGTTATTCTACTGCAACTGCTATCCATTTAAATCCAACCACAATACACTTACACTGAATCCTTATAGGAATGGAAAGGACAGATGaaattagaaagaaagaaagaaagaaatcccAACTGAGGAGAGACTTACAGCGGAAAACAGAAGGTAAAGTTCTCAAAGCAGATAAAGCAAGCAGAGAGAAGCGAAGAGAGCAACGGAGGAAGGCTCATAGGGCAAAGATAGACAGAAAGACAGGATCTCCCTCTCTCATTCCAGAGGGAGAGGAAACAAACTGCGTCTgcagagagaatgagacagagTCAGAGAtggcttggaaaaaaaaaatgtagaggCAGCAAATTCATCACCAGTTGCAGCTACGGTACATTTCTATAAACATTCTTCATAAAGACAGATGCCTGGTTGAgacacttatttatttatcacttttATATAACATTTCTGCTTAGTGCTTATAAAGTGCACATTTATCGAGAAATAATCTTCCAAACCTTCAAAACTTTAGAGTAAATGTTTTGGGATCAGTAGGTTTGGAACTTTTTCTTAAGCTTTGCTAAcacaaaagcattaaaaaaaaaaaagagttctgaatcatgtgaaatattttttttcttcaatccAGTCCATCTTGGACAGGGTTTGAGGTGCACTAACCCTCATGAAATTCCACTGTTCAGTACTCAAAACCAGTCTGAACTCACAGACGTGCAGCAGTTCCAAGGTAGAGGTGCTTTACCAGGAAACTGTTAAACTGCAGCCCAGTTTCTGACAAATGTAGAGAAGTGAAATTATCAGGTGCTTGTACCAAAAATACTTAAGATACCCTGTCAGAGGATGATTATTTATGTGTTCTAATAGCTAAAAGGAGagcatatttttcttcatttatgcAGGAAAAGGTCAGATGTGTAGGATTGCCAAACCCCTCTGCAGGCCAGTACAGTATTTCTCAGTAGTCTCCCAGTCTGTGCAGTGACCCACCTTGCCCCGCAGCATGGCTTTGAGAGCTATACGGGCTATGAGGTAGGACCAGATGATATGCAGGACTTGGAGGACCAGCAGTAAGAAGTTGAAGAGCCACCAGGATGGATACGGCCCAACTATAGCCCAGCTCTCAAACATAGTGGAGTTCAGGATCCTAGAAAACAAGGAGGCAAAAAGATGTCGGTGGGAAGGCACAGATTTAATTTAAAGACTTGTACACACTCGGGTTTGCTCTGTTACATGTGAAGACATAATAATTTATCCCAGTGGGAGCAAAGAGTTGTCAGGCTGCGCTTTGATCCGACTGTTACCCAGCGCTCCTCTAATGAGGCCCCGTCATGACAGTACAGATTGTAATTCCCCTTTGGATGCCAATGGCAACAGTACAGCCAAGCTGGCGAGCATCATAGATCTACTGAAACGTTAGGTGAGCGGTTAGTGAGGTCATGTCTTCCTTTAAATCCAGGTGAGTGACAGGAGGTAGTCAACAGACCCACCTCCCCCAGTAGAGGTATGGATTTCAGTCCAGGTACCTGTGCCGGCAACATTAGCTTTATCACTCATCCACACCAAGACACTGAATATAGCTGGTCAGGTTACTTTCGACAGTGATAGGTTCCCTATTGTCCGTCTATCTAGAGGTTGAGCTTCAACATCCAGGTCTCTGCCGAGGAGCAGTCGCTATCTACGTCTAAACATTAGAAAAGATCTGAGTGACAGAAATTATGATGAGTCCGTTAGGCAGACACTGAGGGTTGTTCTGGAAATTGCCTCATCTGATTTACAAAACGGTCGCAATTACATCATATTACATTTGGTTGTGTATAAACGGTAACTCTAGATTTGCGAAACTCTTGCCAGATTTGTACGCGTTGTTCCTTCATTGTGTGCGTTGTTTCtcattgtacaaaaaaaagataaagttttatgatgtgacagtgctgtggttaaggtctggttaggtttaggcacaaaaacacttggttagggaaagatcatggtttgtgttaaaatgatcactctcATGAGATTTTTCACAGatctagggttaccatctaCACACGACCATTATATTTCTTTCTCAATAACAGAGGCTGGAGGTTTTAATGTCAGTGTCAGATGGAATACATTTAAAGAGTGCAGGCTGCTTATTACAGCtataatacagtacatgcattgaAATTACAGTAATTTAAAGGGGGCCTATTATGCTAattttcagctctatatttttattctgggactccactagagtagctttgcatcattcacagtttaaaaaaaatccttatttatcttatactggctctttatgcagcccctcagcttagcatctgtctgaaacaggctgttttagcccctgtctctttaaggcccccctcccaatgagcctaCGCTGTTCTGATTGGTCTGGTATCTGCGTAACAGCTGACCTctggctacgtaaacaaactcTGAAATAAATTATAGTAGTAGAATATCACTTCgttttctcgttctttactcaaaatgtcaagttctcaaatacatctgtgcatgtttgagcCGAAATCCAATCTAAAATATGCGAGTGAACCACGCAAACAatacatggaaaaaccttagcaacaaccttagcaaccaaggctatggaACTTGGGAcattgaccatgtttagcatagatatccggcatcataacagtatataaataacagaaagccacaaaaagcataataggcTCCCTTTAAGAAATCAAAGCACAGAAGGATtatgatgttttctgtgtgaaacagGTGTTCACATGGAAAACATCATAATCTACCTTCAAAGCCAAAAGCTAAAATATTACTGCtgataaaaatatctttatGCATGAATTTGGATGTCTAAATTGCTAACTATTATGCAAGAATAATTACAGTAATCAATCTCATGATGCAGCTGTCTAGCGGTACTTACCATACTGGAAATATAACAAGCCGTGTGATAAAGAATGCCACACTAAACACAATGAAGAGGAAGTCACACAGGCGCTGGTACTTGGCATAGTTGGCCAGCTTGGCTGCCTGTTGAAAAAGAAAACGACAAACAcgacacaaaaaaaaccttatAAGTTTTGTTAAGTCAAGATTTTGTTTTTCCCCAAACACCAACCCATTCAAATTCCTCGTCTCATACTCCTAATCTCTCTGGATTTTAGCCAAGTGGAAGTGACTGGAAACACTAACTAAACAATCACAATTCATCTCCATTGTTGAAGAAACCAACTGATGTGAAGCAAAAACGCTGCTGCATAATATACTAAAAGGaaactactgtatgtaaaagCTGAGGTTGCACAATTACTAACAGTAGTCACAGTTTCCCATTactgttttgtatttgtatatgaaTGTAGTAGCAATAATTCTTTTTTGATGTCAAATGtccttgaaaatgaaaaaaacattgctcTGGTATTGAATAACATACACCTAGTGGCCACTTTATAAGACAGACCTTTCCTTTATGCAATCAGTTTAGCTGTAAATAAAATACTAAGTATGAAGACAGCATAGAGAGGCTCAGTTACAGGTTGAGTGTATATAAATACAATggtaaaaaatatcaaaagaaTTTTGATATGCGTCCCAAAATGTCCAGAAGCAAAGcaaagtacagtatatgtgattTGTCATTAGTGACTTAAATACAATCTTGTTGTTCAAGAAATGTTGCAGTGTACGGTCACTTTGTAACATGAATGTGACTTAATTACTTCCGTGTAATTAACTGTGTCCAACCTACCTCTAGCAGGAAGTCAGAGGcgtcatgcacacacatcaccaGGCTTCCTACTCGCACCATGTTGTTGACGTAAGAAAAACTGATCAGGCCCACTGTAGCCAGGTGATGGATGAACATGATCAGGAAATcctgcaattaaaaaaaaaaaaagagagagagggctgaTTAGTATTGCCACAGAGGGTTTTAACTGTTGTGTTACAAAAGAAACGATACTGTGGATTTAAGTTGACATGTAGCATTTAGCACTTCTCAAAATCGAATATTTATGATGGTTTAAATAGTGCTTTATAgttaaggaaaataaaatattgaacaaATGGCACATCACTAAGTAATAAAGtacaaaaaagtacaaaaaagttCTAGGCACAATGATGAAGTCGATAAAGTAAATAACATAATGTTAATAGATACAAAAATGTGATGACTCCAGCCTCTAaattgtgagaatttgctgattattattgtattaacgctattttaaactgaatatcttcgggtTTTCAACGACTGcttcaacaaaacaagacatttgatgacatcaccttgggctctgatTAATTGTGATGGgcgtttttcatttttttctgatgttttacagaccaagcgattcattgattaatcaggaaaataactGTCAGACAAATCAATTACATAAATAATCTTAAGTTCTTACTGTTATGGATATGTCTGTATGAACTCATGATGATACAGTAATAAAAATCTCTTCTCTATGTTTTCTGTCAGCATTACTgccatgaaagaaaaaaaaaaaaaagttgtttcagGTCCCCACTCAGTCACACATCACACCGTTTCTAATGCCAAAATGATTTATTCAGGTCAACTGTCACAGGACGGAAAGAAATACAAGGTTATAAATATCATAAAAGAGGGCGTGAAACTGTAAATATGGCAAAACATataacacatgcacacttaAGGGACAACATTTTAAGTTGTTATGCTCTTTGCACTGGAAGTAATTCTCCCCTCTAAATGTTTTAGTACCATGTCTCCTTGGCAACCCCTGTCCCCATTCATGACATTCACAGCTGTACTTTTACAAAGCTGTTACAGACGGCTAATGCACAGCCAAGGTGAAAGTGGGAGGGTAGATCAAATCTTAAAAGTGCAATCCAGCATGAACAAAACTActagtatgtactgtatttcgTCACCATTATTTCCTAACAGACAACGTTCACTCTttaagaggaaacagagagcTAAAGCTGTTATTTTATTGACTCAATGGCAACGTTTGATttgttgcagccagacagacgGAGAAGATATAGGTGAAAAGATTAACAGTTCACAGCAAAGTCGTACAAACAAACACGAAGTAAGTGAGTAAAGCTGGAGACAGGAAACATTTGAATCTGACGGTCAAAGTCATCTGTGCATTATGTCAACTACTATAAACATATCGTGTGCAAGAACTTTTAACATTCTTGCCAGAGTCCAGTCTAAGATCTCCTGACTGTGGGACATTAAATAAAGGTTCCACCTTGTTCCACCTGAGAGGACACAGTTTGTAAAGCCAGTGAAGTGCAACACCTATCTTTATAGATCTCCCTGAAAGGTTTTAAAGTCTGGACATTGTAGACTGTTGACTGGTTCAAATTTGCTCTTTTTACTTGCTtggaaataacttttttttattttctttgttttttcattgtttaatGTGCAAATTTACACATTAACTTTGTGGTTTGGGATGCAATGAAAGTAATCACACCGAGACTACTTGAGTTGAGAAAAGAACAATGAGAAAGGTTTGATAGAATTTCCTACATGAATAATTTAGCTTGATAAAGACACACCTACTGAAACAGATAAATGAGCAGGAGCCTCATTTGAACATCTTATcatgaagaaaacaaatcaaagtaaACAGACTGTCAGATCAGGCCAGCTGCCTCTTCCCATCCAGCcatcaaattaaaacaaacaagtcaTTTGATGGCACTGTGATACATTTCCACTATCATATTGTGGAAGTTTGCTGtataaaacatcttaaacattAAGAGGCAAGTGTCTTGTTGGCTGTTACTCACACCAGCTCTAACACACTGCCATTCTGTGGAATTTCTATAATTCTAACAGAGTTAGGCCTGCTCCATCCTGCAATCACATGACAGTGGGTGCCCTCAGGCTGAAAATACAAGGCATTCACAGATTGAGCTGCAACAGCTGCACCCGCCCCTCATgcgaaaaacaaaaacatgtgacCCTCCAAAATTAACACAACTGTAAGAGCTTATAAGAAAGCAATCAGGTCGGATTTAATCTAAACGCGATGTAAGCCATgtgaatttatttgaaaaacttcacatcaaatgttgcacgcacacacacacacacacacacacacacacacacacacacacacacacatacactctgtGCCACTGCCAAATGAGTAACAATAGACGTATTAAAAAATGCTTAACAGGGAGTGGTAACTGTGGTGCATCCAGTGTGGTCTAACCCAGCAGAGACAGGGTCAGCGTTTTTTCCTCTCACCTTCCTTTTAATGTCGGTGAACTGGGAGAACATGAGTGACCAGTAGAAGGCCAGTTCTGTCACATAGTAGTGGTAAAGCCCCGGTGTCATGACCtacagggaaagagagagagagacaggagacagaTTCAGCAGGTCGGTTCAAAGGAGTTGTTGAGGATTTTACTGTttagtatagtagtagtagtgaatATCAAACACGTGCAACAATTTTCACTATCAAATCATTACGACAGACATCCTGATGCAGTGAGTCACCGTGATGCCTAAGGTTACTTATGCATGTGAAGGCATGTGAAGCCCTGGTTTACAGTGAATTGC
It encodes:
- the cers5 gene encoding ceramide synthase 5 isoform X1; its protein translation is MAALSAWFWNERFWLPHNVTWADLADPAPGVEYPKAGHLLNALPLALGIFAVRIFFERFIASACARSLHIQPGVGRRAQPNAVLEKVFTSITKNPDSRHLDGLSKQLDWEVRKVQRWFRHRRNQDKPSTHTKFCESMWRFTFYLCIFTYGFQFVWQSPWMWDTRHCWYGYPYQVMTPGLYHYYVTELAFYWSLMFSQFTDIKRKDFLIMFIHHLATVGLISFSYVNNMVRVGSLVMCVHDASDFLLEAAKLANYAKYQRLCDFLFIVFSVAFFITRLVIFPVWILNSTMFESWAIVGPYPSWWLFNFLLLVLQVLHIIWSYLIARIALKAMLRGKVCNDVRSDIETSSEEEPDTPKDGLKTSSHTTKGENGTNGHCAAAKTRVQNHSSW
- the cers5 gene encoding ceramide synthase 5 isoform X2; the encoded protein is MPCVYCTHPFNKGEGPAPLPQFQSSPQGGSQDVSRFIASACARSLHIQPGVGRRAQPNAVLEKVFTSITKNPDSRHLDGLSKQLDWEVRKVQRWFRHRRNQDKPSTHTKFCESMWRFTFYLCIFTYGFQFVWQSPWMWDTRHCWYGYPYQVMTPGLYHYYVTELAFYWSLMFSQFTDIKRKDFLIMFIHHLATVGLISFSYVNNMVRVGSLVMCVHDASDFLLEAAKLANYAKYQRLCDFLFIVFSVAFFITRLVIFPVWILNSTMFESWAIVGPYPSWWLFNFLLLVLQVLHIIWSYLIARIALKAMLRGKVCNDVRSDIETSSEEEPDTPKDGLKTSSHTTKGENGTNGHCAAAKTRVQNHSSW